The Mesomycoplasma ovipneumoniae genome includes a region encoding these proteins:
- a CDS encoding tRNA (cytidine(34)-2'-O)-methyltransferase: protein MINIVLFQPEIGPNTGNIIRSCFVLNMKLHIIKPIAFDLDPKHLKRPAAGILLSEIQHEIHSDWQNFEKKYSTKNLYFITRYGQKVYSQIDFKTEFNKNSEIFLIFGRESTGIPIEILKSNKEKCLRIPMSPHARSLNLANSVVIVAYEIYRQLDFSGLSCFEVQKGKNYLD, encoded by the coding sequence ATGATTAACATTGTGCTATTTCAGCCCGAAATAGGTCCAAATACAGGCAATATTATCCGTTCTTGCTTTGTTTTAAATATGAAACTGCATATAATAAAGCCAATTGCATTTGATTTAGATCCAAAACACTTAAAACGGCCAGCGGCTGGAATTCTTTTGTCAGAAATTCAACATGAAATTCACAGTGATTGGCAAAATTTTGAAAAAAAATATAGCACAAAAAATCTTTATTTTATAACCCGTTATGGCCAAAAAGTTTATTCGCAAATAGATTTTAAAACCGAATTTAACAAAAATAGCGAGATTTTCCTCATTTTTGGCAGAGAATCAACTGGAATTCCAATTGAAATTCTAAAATCAAACAAGGAAAAATGCTTGCGAATTCCAATGTCACCTCATGCTAGATCGCTTAATTTAGCAAATTCTGTTGTTATCGTTGCATACGAAATTTATCGCCAGCTTGATTTTAGCGGACTGTCTTGCTTTGAGGTTCAAAAAGGTAAAAATTATCTTGACTAA
- a CDS encoding chromate transporter — protein sequence MKMRDFLTLLWFVVKISLISFGGGNSLMPIIFSQAVVKKGWISKSDFDQGLILTNLLPGPSSLQMMALVCIKKLGAFWGVIATVLGIFPHVLLFFTLFILVKNLPSRYLVTFNLAIFSTIIGILLGFCYIYWKKDKNSMNKLVYYTVLLLSFAYSLFVPSPYNLAIVPILVIIFIYSVLFLFKKWKKKRDFTN from the coding sequence ATGAAAATGAGAGATTTTTTAACACTTTTATGGTTTGTGGTAAAAATTTCTTTAATTTCTTTTGGCGGAGGAAATTCTTTAATGCCTATTATTTTTAGTCAGGCAGTTGTCAAAAAAGGATGAATTTCAAAAAGTGATTTTGATCAAGGTTTAATTTTGACCAATTTGCTCCCCGGACCTTCATCGCTTCAAATGATGGCATTAGTTTGCATTAAAAAATTAGGCGCTTTTTGGGGTGTTATAGCAACAGTTTTGGGAATTTTCCCGCATGTTTTATTATTTTTTACTTTATTTATTTTAGTAAAAAATTTACCTTCAAGATATTTAGTCACTTTTAACCTAGCAATTTTTTCAACAATTATCGGAATTTTGCTTGGATTTTGTTATATTTATTGAAAAAAAGACAAAAATTCAATGAATAAATTAGTTTATTACACCGTTTTATTATTAAGTTTTGCATATTCTTTGTTTGTTCCAAGCCCGTATAATTTAGCGATTGTCCCAATTTTAGTAATTATCTTTATATATTCAGTTTTATTTTTGTTTAAAAAATGAAAGAAAAAACGTGATTTTACTAATTAG
- a CDS encoding chromate transporter, with protein MILLISLTILGLAVISLIVFGGGQVFMPVFNWFWLQLGELGLEIDQEKINQIFTVANSTPGVFSIKLAAVTGFLIADFGVLGWFLSFIFLMVFILPAIFLVVIWLKALKRVSQKNGSNFVKKAQIFRPAIIGIILALAFQLFINLVLVNYAFNSNNGYFVTKEVSDFISGWRLWVFILFAIFWSITVFILYLRKVNVFLLIIIGVSLSLISLQPWL; from the coding sequence GTGATTTTACTAATTAGTTTAACAATTTTGGGGCTAGCGGTTATTAGTTTAATTGTCTTTGGTGGCGGGCAAGTTTTTATGCCTGTTTTTAATTGGTTTTGATTACAACTTGGAGAGTTAGGTCTTGAAATTGATCAAGAAAAAATTAATCAAATTTTCACTGTCGCAAATTCAACACCAGGTGTTTTTTCAATTAAATTGGCCGCAGTTACTGGATTTTTAATTGCAGATTTTGGAGTTTTAGGTTGATTTCTTTCATTTATTTTTTTAATGGTATTTATATTGCCGGCAATTTTTTTAGTTGTAATTTGATTAAAGGCTTTAAAAAGAGTTTCGCAAAAAAATGGCTCAAATTTTGTAAAAAAAGCACAAATTTTTCGACCAGCAATTATTGGAATTATTTTAGCGCTTGCTTTTCAACTTTTTATCAATTTAGTACTTGTAAATTATGCTTTTAATTCTAATAATGGATATTTTGTCACAAAAGAAGTAAGTGATTTTATAAGCGGTTGAAGACTTTGAGTTTTTATTTTATTTGCAATTTTTTGATCTATAACAGTTTTTATTTTGTATTTACGGAAGGTAAATGTTTTTCTGTTAATTATTATCGGAGTTTCACTTTCACTTATTAGTTTACAACCTTGACTTTAG
- a CDS encoding MAGa7180 family putative nuclease produces MYTNRKFYNKKEYFIDHEKRVLILNPAFHEKLLNKKFGFNTGFKKIGGTLIGEVLGLDSFSSPFRAFVKISKLDMPILDTKYIDAGVAIEPLVIKAISEKLGLEIETFPPEKYNYDYFRDDPIIGGIPDGFIKKTNIIIEIKTTGLKNFERWGKKGENLPQKYIKQAQLYAFLKNAEKYAIVATFLEEDDYENPKEFPIKKRHIKSYTFDVNESQVMDDIEKIKKWYNFYTKLGISPSFDPIVDAQILEYLSCENEQEWKQLWEKWTNSISKQNKKI; encoded by the coding sequence ATGTATACAAATCGTAAATTTTATAATAAAAAAGAATATTTTATTGACCATGAAAAGCGGGTTTTAATTCTTAATCCTGCTTTTCATGAAAAATTACTTAACAAAAAGTTTGGTTTTAACACCGGTTTTAAAAAAATTGGTGGAACTTTAATTGGAGAAGTGCTCGGACTTGATAGTTTTAGCTCCCCTTTTCGAGCTTTTGTCAAAATTTCAAAATTGGATATGCCAATTTTAGACACTAAATATATTGACGCGGGAGTTGCAATCGAACCTCTTGTCATTAAAGCTATTTCTGAAAAATTAGGTCTAGAAATTGAAACTTTTCCTCCTGAAAAATATAATTATGATTATTTTAGAGATGATCCAATTATTGGCGGAATTCCTGATGGTTTTATCAAAAAAACTAATATAATAATCGAAATTAAAACAACCGGTCTGAAAAATTTTGAAAGGTGAGGTAAAAAAGGGGAAAATTTACCGCAAAAATACATAAAACAAGCCCAATTATATGCATTTTTAAAAAATGCTGAAAAATATGCAATTGTAGCAACATTTTTAGAAGAAGATGACTACGAAAATCCCAAAGAATTTCCTATAAAAAAAAGACATATAAAATCTTATACTTTTGATGTTAATGAATCTCAAGTTATGGATGATATAGAAAAAATTAAAAAATGGTATAATTTTTATACAAAGTTAGGTATTTCGCCAAGTTTTGACCCTATAGTTGATGCTCAAATTCTTGAGTATTTAAGCTGCGAAAATGAACAAGAGTGAAAACAACTTTGAGAAAAATGAACAAATTCAATATCTAAACAAAATAAAAAAATATAA
- a CDS encoding Hsp33 family molecular chaperone HslO: MSSYSKIYLHKNILIVVSEMTEIVNKAINIHKLSNISSLILASFINVFGPLPTLIKEKTTGFSVKINSETVESLVLETNKKGQIRASFSGNNFEIPAHVFKNYSTNLLVSSYIGTSGFLKINQFAKKTNYSGQVKLQKGDFISDLAYYFHQSQQINSVVKNLIQLDENAKITKAQSLIIQLLPNHSEEEIQEVERWLENEKMTDFMSFYSSFNQVDFQNWDYICNCKKANFEEHLKLLIQEDVDFLIEKYKKIEFKCNFCSISQKFNKKDWLMANKPFSIATVESLTGGALAAEIVKKPGASKFFAGGLVCYQNEIKEKIGIDTKNGVTNAKTALKMAKYGLDFFQTKYAIALTGNAGPTVQDGELGQVFIAINDEVWELNFTGSRSEIIQASLDFAIEKIKEISKNNIKIF; encoded by the coding sequence ATGTCATCATATTCTAAGATTTATTTGCACAAAAATATTCTGATAGTTGTCTCAGAAATGACTGAAATTGTTAATAAAGCGATTAATATTCACAAGTTAAGCAATATTAGTTCGCTTATTTTAGCAAGTTTTATTAATGTTTTTGGACCACTCCCAACTTTGATTAAGGAAAAAACAACTGGATTTTCTGTTAAAATTAATTCTGAAACTGTTGAGTCATTAGTTCTTGAAACAAATAAGAAAGGCCAAATTCGTGCTAGTTTTTCAGGAAATAATTTTGAAATTCCGGCTCATGTTTTCAAAAATTACAGCACAAACCTACTTGTAAGTTCATATATTGGAACTTCTGGTTTTTTAAAAATTAACCAATTTGCAAAAAAAACTAATTATTCAGGACAAGTTAAACTTCAAAAAGGTGATTTTATAAGTGATTTAGCGTATTATTTTCACCAATCTCAGCAAATTAATTCAGTAGTAAAAAATTTAATACAACTTGATGAAAATGCAAAAATAACAAAAGCACAATCCTTAATTATTCAGCTTTTGCCTAATCATTCTGAAGAAGAAATACAAGAGGTAGAACGCTGACTAGAAAATGAAAAAATGACGGATTTCATGAGCTTTTATTCAAGTTTTAATCAGGTTGACTTCCAAAATTGGGATTATATTTGTAACTGTAAAAAAGCAAATTTTGAAGAACATTTGAAACTTTTAATTCAAGAAGATGTTGATTTTTTAATTGAAAAATATAAAAAAATTGAATTTAAATGCAATTTTTGCTCAATTAGCCAAAAATTTAATAAAAAGGACTGATTAATGGCCAATAAACCATTTAGTATTGCTACGGTTGAATCTTTAACTGGAGGCGCGCTTGCTGCTGAAATTGTAAAAAAGCCCGGCGCAAGTAAGTTTTTTGCTGGCGGACTTGTTTGTTATCAAAATGAAATTAAGGAAAAAATTGGTATTGACACAAAAAACGGTGTAACTAATGCCAAAACAGCCTTAAAAATGGCTAAATACGGTCTTGATTTTTTTCAAACCAAATATGCAATTGCCTTAACCGGAAATGCTGGTCCTACAGTTCAAGACGGCGAGCTCGGACAAGTATTTATTGCGATTAATGATGAAGTCTGAGAGCTGAATTTTACCGGAAGCAGATCTGAAATTATACAAGCAAGTTTGGATTTTGCCATTGAAAAAATAAAAGAAATTTCAAAAAACAACATAAAAATTTTTTAA
- the tig gene encoding trigger factor — protein MITREFLPNSAELKIKLVADPQKWVEYYDKAEKRQVAKVSLRGFRKGKVPLEKARPYLNPQAVFELALRMYLPELEKQAFSNVMDSDNVIESPVFNIVQMDKNTLEIEFLYPVYPEIKLPEYQNLKTKYAVKQVTKDDIEIQKQKLLESKGKFVNVNRPVKMGDIINFDFKGFIDDEPFEGGEAQDFELRIGSNSFISGFEEQLVGLEIEKEADIHVVFPEDYHVPAYASKKARFHVKINRIKESQPAKLTNDFVASLKIPNVETISQLEVYLEDLTKRENIEKARIEFQKNALVEIVDQVEIPLATKLVNAEVSRLNETFNSTLKQQGFTLEEYCRITKFTEQDIHNQLDAEARKLLKNSFIFAEIAKLEGLVPTQQDYDEQIALLSKFTGKSVEELNETIPHSEIQINITNKKVVDKLIEYNSEKTEEKAEVKTEEKIEEEKTETTEKQNETNEEVNENKDGES, from the coding sequence ATGATAACACGTGAATTTTTACCTAATAGTGCCGAACTTAAAATTAAGTTAGTAGCTGATCCGCAAAAATGAGTTGAATATTACGATAAAGCTGAAAAAAGACAAGTTGCAAAAGTGTCATTACGCGGTTTTAGAAAAGGGAAAGTGCCATTAGAAAAAGCTCGCCCATATTTAAATCCACAAGCAGTTTTTGAATTAGCACTTAGAATGTACTTACCCGAACTTGAAAAACAAGCTTTTTCTAATGTAATGGATAGTGACAATGTTATTGAATCGCCAGTCTTTAATATTGTTCAAATGGACAAAAACACCTTAGAAATTGAGTTTCTTTACCCTGTTTATCCTGAAATTAAGCTTCCTGAATACCAAAATCTTAAGACAAAATACGCTGTAAAACAAGTGACAAAAGATGATATTGAAATCCAAAAACAAAAACTTTTAGAATCAAAAGGAAAATTTGTTAATGTAAATCGTCCTGTAAAAATGGGAGATATTATTAATTTTGATTTTAAAGGCTTTATTGATGATGAACCTTTTGAAGGTGGAGAAGCACAAGACTTTGAGCTTCGAATTGGTTCAAATAGCTTTATTTCTGGTTTTGAAGAACAACTAGTTGGGTTAGAAATTGAAAAAGAAGCCGATATTCATGTGGTTTTCCCTGAAGATTACCACGTTCCAGCTTATGCAAGTAAAAAGGCAAGATTTCATGTAAAAATCAACAGAATCAAAGAAAGTCAACCCGCTAAATTGACTAATGATTTTGTTGCTTCATTAAAAATTCCAAATGTTGAAACAATTAGCCAATTGGAAGTTTATCTTGAAGATCTTACAAAACGTGAAAATATTGAAAAAGCGCGAATTGAGTTTCAAAAAAATGCACTTGTCGAAATTGTTGACCAAGTTGAAATTCCACTTGCAACTAAATTAGTTAACGCAGAAGTTAGTCGTTTAAATGAAACTTTTAATTCAACTTTAAAACAACAAGGATTTACTCTTGAAGAATATTGCCGAATTACAAAATTCACTGAGCAAGATATTCATAATCAACTAGACGCCGAAGCAAGAAAATTACTTAAAAATTCCTTTATTTTTGCCGAAATTGCAAAACTTGAGGGATTAGTTCCAACCCAACAAGATTATGACGAGCAAATTGCCTTGTTGTCAAAATTCACAGGTAAATCTGTCGAAGAATTGAACGAAACAATTCCTCACAGCGAAATTCAAATTAACATAACAAACAAAAAAGTTGTTGACAAGTTAATTGAATATAATAGCGAAAAAACTGAAGAAAAAGCAGAAGTAAAAACTGAAGAAAAAATAGAAGAAGAAAAAACTGAAACAACAGAGAAACAAAATGAAACTAATGAAGAAGTAAATGAAAATAAGGATGGTGAATCGTAA
- a CDS encoding IS1634 family transposase yields the protein MKKQNLFLFNVWGSSKDKPYKYVGWTQGYGKGAKRWFSLGNERNLEKINPNAVQIIKEKLKLFSNLDDKDKVKAVLLDSIKNSAIIEGSVFVGGELIEKLIEKHNIFESLPKSRHKNMKEIFNYLISKRITDPGSIINAFDKKDDYSNQINASKNSFYRLLDLVFESQNQLLNSVNKMVTSELGKRDSEFYFDSSTVYFETFERNGLRIPGYSKDAKFKEDQIVIGLACDKNGIPFHIKVFKGNTADSSTLIPFVLDVESKYNIKNMTIIADRGMSTAANIRFLESRNYNFIISYRAKVGTQKFKNYLLDPSDYVNVSADFKYKKEEFYSSYKNKRFTENIRRRIITYSTKRAIKDRKAREEQIQSFIKKQNKDGFIEVNKLFGKKPKYFKEISNMKFELDQSKIDKDKQFDGYYVYETDMLNLNVLDIVEKYQKQKNIEANFRSLKGLLNIRPVFLKMDEHILAHTLLCFISLVILKTIIFKINKHISDNKLFENNQLTEVGLVTMLQKLRQRVEFNTLDQQMIFKNREGVPSDPDIWNRYDFYFDILINH from the coding sequence ATGAAAAAGCAAAATTTGTTTTTATTTAATGTTTGAGGATCTTCAAAAGATAAACCATATAAATATGTTGGCTGAACACAAGGTTATGGCAAAGGTGCAAAACGTTGATTTAGTTTAGGAAATGAGCGGAATTTGGAAAAAATTAATCCAAATGCTGTTCAAATTATCAAAGAAAAATTGAAATTGTTTTCAAATTTAGATGACAAAGATAAAGTTAAGGCTGTTTTACTTGATTCTATTAAAAATTCCGCAATAATCGAAGGTTCGGTTTTTGTTGGTGGGGAATTAATTGAAAAACTTATTGAAAAGCACAATATTTTTGAGTCACTTCCTAAAAGTAGACATAAAAATATGAAAGAAATTTTTAACTACTTAATTTCAAAACGGATCACTGATCCTGGCAGCATTATTAATGCTTTTGATAAAAAGGATGACTACTCAAATCAAATAAATGCTTCCAAAAATAGCTTTTATAGACTCTTAGATCTTGTCTTTGAGTCACAAAATCAACTTTTAAATAGTGTCAACAAAATGGTAACAAGTGAACTTGGAAAAAGGGACAGTGAATTTTATTTTGACTCATCAACAGTCTATTTTGAGACATTTGAAAGAAATGGATTAAGAATTCCTGGTTATTCTAAAGATGCTAAATTCAAAGAAGACCAAATTGTCATTGGCTTAGCGTGTGATAAAAATGGTATTCCTTTTCATATTAAAGTTTTTAAAGGAAATACCGCTGATTCTAGTACATTAATCCCCTTTGTTTTAGATGTTGAATCCAAATATAATATCAAAAATATGACAATAATCGCTGATCGCGGCATGTCAACTGCTGCAAATATTCGATTTCTTGAATCTAGAAACTATAATTTCATTATTTCTTATCGCGCAAAGGTAGGGACTCAAAAATTTAAAAATTATTTACTAGATCCAAGCGATTATGTTAATGTAAGTGCGGATTTTAAGTATAAAAAAGAAGAATTTTATTCATCATATAAAAATAAAAGATTCACCGAAAATATTAGAAGAAGAATTATTACTTATAGCACAAAAAGAGCAATAAAAGACAGAAAAGCTCGTGAAGAGCAAATCCAAAGTTTTATTAAAAAACAAAATAAAGATGGCTTTATTGAAGTAAACAAATTGTTTGGTAAAAAACCTAAATATTTTAAGGAAATTTCAAACATGAAATTTGAATTAGATCAAAGCAAAATTGATAAAGACAAACAATTTGATGGTTACTACGTTTATGAAACAGATATGCTAAATTTGAATGTCTTAGACATAGTTGAAAAATACCAAAAACAGAAAAATATTGAAGCTAATTTTAGAAGTCTAAAAGGTTTATTGAATATTCGGCCTGTATTTTTAAAAATGGATGAGCATATCCTAGCTCACACTCTTTTGTGTTTTATCTCGCTAGTTATTTTAAAAACTATAATTTTTAAAATCAACAAACATATTAGTGATAACAAGTTATTTGAAAACAATCAATTAACTGAGGTTGGTTTAGTAACGATGTTGCAAAAATTAAGACAAAGGGTTGAATTTAACACTTTAGATCAGCAAATGATATTTAAAAATCGTGAAGGCGTTCCTAGTGATCCAGATATTTGAAATAGGTATGATTTTTACTTTGATATCTTAATAAATCACTAA
- the fusA gene encoding elongation factor G: MSRKFELKDYRNIGIMAHIDAGKTTTTERILFHTGKIHKIGETHDGVSQMDWMEQEKERGITITSAATTAFWKGKRINIIDTPGHVDFTVEVERSLRVLDGAVAVLDAQSGVEPQTETVWRQATTYGVPRVVYVNKMDKAGANFEASIESVRTKLNGNAVAIQLNIGAESDFSGIIDLVEMKAYNYDGQKEEVEYEIPIPSELQDKAALMRLALAEAVADYDENLFNDLLEEKEISVDQLKAAIRKATISGNFFPVVCGSSFKNKGVKKMIDAVIDYLPSPLDVPPVRAFRDDQEITIQADDGEEFSALAFKIMNDPFVGSLTFFRVYSGSLTKGTYIINSTKGKKERVGRILAMHANSREEINEVRTGDIGAFVGLKDTTTGDTLISEKSKTFVLEKMSFPEPVISQSLEPFSKAEVEKLANALQKLANEDPTFKTWTDTETGQTIIAGMGELHLDIIVDRLKREFNVQARVGKPQVSYRETITKSAEVEGKYIKQSGGRGQYGHVWIKFEPNPEEGFDFIDKIVGGKIPKEYIKSIQKGLEEKMQAGILAGYPLINVRATLFDGSFHEVDSSEMAFKIAASKALSRARDAVGTVLLEPIMDVSVFAPAEYAGDVMGDLSRRRGLVREQETRSDGANVIRGHVPLAEMFGYSTQLRSMTSGRGTYQMQFDHYEVVPKNISDVIVKQRAIKSDD, translated from the coding sequence ATGTCACGAAAATTTGAACTAAAAGATTACCGTAATATCGGAATTATGGCCCATATTGATGCCGGAAAAACAACAACAACCGAAAGAATTTTATTCCACACTGGTAAAATTCACAAAATTGGTGAAACTCATGACGGAGTTAGCCAAATGGACTGAATGGAACAAGAAAAAGAGCGTGGAATTACAATAACTTCTGCGGCAACAACTGCTTTTTGAAAAGGTAAAAGAATTAACATAATTGACACCCCAGGACACGTTGATTTTACCGTTGAGGTTGAACGTTCACTCCGGGTTCTTGATGGAGCAGTTGCTGTTCTTGATGCCCAATCAGGTGTTGAGCCTCAGACTGAAACTGTTTGAAGACAAGCAACAACTTATGGCGTTCCCCGTGTTGTTTATGTTAATAAAATGGATAAAGCTGGTGCTAATTTTGAGGCTTCAATTGAATCTGTGCGCACTAAATTAAATGGTAATGCCGTGGCAATTCAGTTAAATATTGGTGCTGAGTCTGATTTTAGCGGAATTATTGACCTTGTTGAAATGAAAGCTTACAACTACGATGGTCAAAAAGAAGAAGTTGAATATGAAATTCCAATTCCAAGTGAATTACAAGACAAAGCTGCCCTAATGCGCCTTGCACTAGCCGAAGCAGTTGCTGACTATGATGAAAATTTATTTAATGATCTTCTTGAAGAGAAAGAAATTTCAGTTGATCAACTAAAAGCAGCAATTCGTAAAGCAACAATTAGCGGTAATTTTTTCCCGGTTGTTTGTGGTTCATCTTTTAAAAACAAAGGTGTAAAGAAAATGATCGATGCTGTTATTGATTATTTACCTTCGCCACTTGATGTTCCGCCAGTTAGAGCTTTCCGCGATGATCAAGAAATTACAATTCAAGCTGATGACGGTGAAGAATTTTCTGCCTTAGCTTTCAAAATTATGAACGACCCTTTTGTTGGTTCACTAACTTTCTTCCGTGTTTATTCAGGAAGTCTGACAAAAGGAACTTACATAATTAACTCAACTAAAGGTAAAAAAGAACGTGTTGGCCGTATTTTAGCAATGCATGCTAATTCACGTGAAGAAATCAACGAAGTTCGTACCGGTGATATTGGTGCTTTTGTTGGGCTCAAAGACACAACAACAGGTGATACACTAATTTCTGAAAAGTCCAAAACTTTCGTGCTTGAAAAAATGAGTTTTCCTGAACCTGTTATTTCCCAGTCACTTGAACCATTTTCAAAAGCTGAAGTTGAAAAACTAGCTAATGCCCTCCAAAAACTTGCAAACGAAGATCCAACTTTCAAAACTTGAACTGACACTGAAACTGGACAGACAATTATTGCCGGAATGGGAGAATTACACCTTGATATTATTGTTGACCGGCTAAAACGTGAATTTAACGTGCAAGCGCGCGTTGGAAAACCACAAGTTTCTTACCGTGAAACAATTACAAAATCCGCTGAAGTTGAAGGAAAATACATCAAACAATCCGGTGGACGTGGGCAATATGGTCATGTTTGAATTAAATTTGAACCTAATCCAGAAGAAGGATTTGACTTTATTGATAAAATTGTCGGTGGAAAAATTCCAAAAGAATATATCAAATCAATTCAAAAAGGTCTTGAAGAAAAAATGCAAGCCGGAATTTTGGCCGGATATCCTTTAATTAATGTAAGGGCAACTTTATTTGACGGTTCTTTCCACGAAGTTGACTCTTCAGAAATGGCCTTTAAAATTGCGGCTTCAAAAGCGCTTTCACGTGCTCGTGATGCTGTTGGAACTGTTTTACTTGAGCCAATTATGGACGTTTCTGTTTTTGCCCCTGCTGAATATGCCGGAGACGTTATGGGTGACTTATCGCGTCGTCGGGGACTTGTTCGTGAACAAGAAACTAGATCTGATGGAGCAAATGTTATTCGTGGACATGTTCCTTTAGCGGAAATGTTTGGATATTCAACCCAATTACGTTCAATGACATCAGGACGAGGAACTTACCAAATGCAATTTGATCATTATGAAGTTGTTCCAAAAAATATTTCTGATGTAATTGTTAAACAACGGGCAATCAAATCTGACGACTAA
- the rpsG gene encoding 30S ribosomal protein S7 produces MSRKKQAPVRDVLADPVFNSKLITKAINSVMLDGKKTTAQNILYSSFKLVEEKTQKNALEVFEQAVKNVTPLTEVRSRRIGGTNYQVPMEVRLKRQQTLALRWLILFARKRNEKTMVVRLANEIIDAYNKTGGAFKKKEDTHKMAEANRAFAHFKW; encoded by the coding sequence ATGTCACGAAAAAAACAAGCCCCAGTGCGCGACGTGCTTGCTGATCCAGTTTTTAACTCAAAACTGATCACAAAAGCAATAAATAGCGTTATGTTAGACGGGAAAAAAACTACTGCCCAAAACATTCTTTATTCATCATTTAAATTAGTTGAAGAAAAAACTCAAAAAAATGCTCTTGAAGTTTTTGAACAAGCTGTAAAAAATGTAACTCCCCTAACCGAAGTTCGTTCACGTCGTATCGGGGGAACAAACTATCAAGTTCCAATGGAAGTTCGTCTAAAACGTCAACAGACTCTTGCATTGCGTTGATTAATTCTTTTTGCCAGAAAACGTAACGAAAAAACAATGGTTGTTCGTCTTGCAAATGAAATAATTGATGCTTATAATAAAACAGGTGGGGCCTTCAAGAAAAAAGAAGATACTCACAAAATGGCTGAAGCAAACCGCGCTTTTGCACACTTTAAATGGTAG
- the rpsL gene encoding 30S ribosomal protein S12, protein MPTISQLAKGCRVKKTWKSKVPALNMLYNSLHKKELKISSPFKRGVCTRVATMTPKKPNSALRKFARVKLSNGIEVNAYIPGEGHNLQEHSIVLIRGGKVKDLPGIRYHIVRGTQDTTGVAKRAQGRSKYGAKKPKTSK, encoded by the coding sequence ATGCCAACAATTTCTCAATTAGCAAAAGGATGTCGAGTTAAGAAAACTTGAAAGTCAAAAGTTCCTGCATTGAATATGTTATATAATTCATTGCACAAAAAAGAACTAAAAATTAGCTCGCCCTTTAAACGTGGAGTTTGCACAAGAGTTGCAACTATGACTCCTAAAAAACCTAACTCAGCATTGCGTAAATTTGCAAGGGTAAAACTTTCAAATGGAATTGAAGTTAATGCTTATATTCCCGGTGAAGGCCACAATTTACAAGAACACTCAATTGTTTTAATTCGTGGTGGAAAAGTTAAAGACTTACCAGGGATTCGTTATCACATTGTCCGTGGAACTCAAGATACAACTGGTGTTGCAAAAAGAGCCCAAGGTCGTTCCAAATACGGAGCAAAAAAACCTAAAACTTCAAAGTAA
- a CDS encoding DUF4231 domain-containing protein, whose translation MNKEKLLSKIELDVIKLTAKARVSKGIFLFASIALILMSAFNGILSAYAITKNPNPTAVKLFVAIAFINAIISFVSSLSSFFVFENVYKKATEKINFYEEKKNELLSQDANIDEIAKQLGNIKIEN comes from the coding sequence ATGAATAAAGAAAAATTGCTTTCAAAAATTGAACTTGATGTTATAAAATTAACGGCAAAAGCACGTGTTTCTAAGGGTATTTTTTTATTTGCTAGTATTGCCTTAATTTTAATGTCAGCTTTTAATGGCATTTTATCAGCTTATGCAATTACTAAAAATCCTAATCCAACCGCGGTTAAGTTATTTGTTGCAATTGCTTTTATTAATGCAATTATTAGTTTTGTTAGTTCACTTTCTTCTTTTTTTGTTTTTGAAAATGTTTATAAAAAGGCGACAGAAAAAATTAATTTTTATGAAGAGAAGAAAAATGAGCTTTTATCTCAAGATGCAAACATTGATGAGATAGCAAAACAGTTAGGGAACATAAAAATTGAAAATTAG